In Bradyrhizobium guangxiense, one DNA window encodes the following:
- a CDS encoding ABC transporter ATP-binding protein: protein MPLLEAAGIRKIFGKLTAVDGAALTVRENEFHGLIGPNGSGKSTLMKCIAGAEVPTQGKVRFINTDITTFTPTERARAGMSLKFQITSVLPSLTLYDNILLALQGHCSLFDLVFSRSRRQLHDQVMMMLTQFRLADRAFDAAAALSHGQQQWLEIAMALAGKPRLLLLDEPTGGMSLEERRVTGELLRPIKEHCSLVIVEHDLDFIRDICDRLTVLDQGRVLATGSVAEIQADKSVQEIYLRRA, encoded by the coding sequence ATGCCGCTTCTTGAAGCTGCAGGCATTCGAAAGATCTTCGGCAAGCTCACGGCAGTCGACGGTGCGGCGCTCACCGTCCGCGAGAACGAGTTCCACGGGTTGATCGGGCCGAACGGCTCGGGGAAAAGCACGCTGATGAAGTGCATCGCGGGGGCGGAGGTACCGACGCAAGGCAAAGTCCGATTCATCAACACTGATATTACCACATTCACCCCCACCGAGCGCGCGCGCGCTGGCATGAGCCTGAAGTTCCAAATCACATCGGTTCTGCCATCCCTCACCCTCTACGACAACATCCTCCTTGCCCTGCAGGGGCACTGCTCTCTTTTTGATCTTGTGTTCTCGCGCAGCCGCAGACAGCTGCACGACCAGGTCATGATGATGCTCACCCAGTTTCGTCTTGCCGATCGTGCGTTCGATGCAGCAGCAGCGCTATCCCATGGCCAGCAGCAATGGCTGGAGATTGCGATGGCGCTCGCGGGAAAACCCCGGCTCCTGCTGCTGGACGAGCCTACCGGAGGCATGAGCCTGGAGGAGCGTCGCGTCACTGGCGAACTGTTGCGACCAATAAAGGAGCACTGCTCCCTCGTTATCGTCGAGCACGATCTCGATTTCATCCGCGACATTTGCGACCGCCTCACCGTCCTCGACCAGGGCCGTGTGCTGGCGACAGGAAGCGTCGCTGAGATCCAGGCTGACAAAAGTGTCCAGGAGATCTATTTGCGCCGTGCTTGA
- the tnpA gene encoding IS66-like element accessory protein TnpA, with amino-acid sequence MRVEVLGGLERRRRWSQDDKARIVEETLVPGAKVTEVARRNGVAASLVFTWRRQARTSEQVAPSFTPVQIAAVAASAEETAKLLPTVDGRVRSAAAARTGLIEIDLGNRRCIRVDAHVDPEALARVLDVLGRR; translated from the coding sequence ATGCGGGTCGAAGTTTTGGGCGGGCTTGAGCGGCGGCGGCGTTGGTCGCAGGACGACAAGGCACGGATTGTCGAGGAGACGCTAGTACCGGGCGCGAAGGTAACTGAAGTCGCGCGGCGCAACGGAGTAGCGGCCAGCCTGGTGTTTACCTGGCGTCGACAAGCACGGACATCGGAACAAGTTGCACCATCTTTTACGCCGGTGCAGATCGCCGCCGTAGCGGCCTCGGCTGAAGAAACTGCGAAGCTTTTGCCTACGGTTGATGGCCGAGTTCGCTCGGCGGCAGCCGCACGTACTGGATTGATAGAGATCGATCTCGGCAACCGACGGTGCATCCGGGTGGATGCGCACGTCGATCCGGAGGCGCTGGCGCGGGTCCTCGATGTGCTTGGACGCCGATGA
- a CDS encoding substrate-binding protein: MAVDRLNFTRRRFLSNFAFTAGAIATGASSWVIRPDWANAAEGPIKVGIAIDLTGPIGFAGKADANVAKMVIKEINNSGGLLGRPIELYIEDTASNESVAVGNVRKLIQRDKVDMVLGGLASSMRNAIKDVIVSRGKTLYIYPQFYEGGECTPYLFCSGATPAQQCDTFIPWLIKNGGKRFALPGSNYIWPRNLNAYARKLIEANGGEVVFEEYYPLDQVDFSATVHAIMSNKADTVFNTVIPPGVGPLFKQLYEAGYLKNGGRLAAVNEDENYLSLHPVNEMEGLASCLDYYKAVAKDDPVSARIQAAYDKDYPGDSLFAASSAAPSTYRGLKLWEAAVKEAGKVDRESVAATLDHAKIAEGPGGPAEMVPGKRHCKMNMYTAVCKSGVFQVVQRSNGLVDPGQC; the protein is encoded by the coding sequence ATGGCTGTTGATCGACTCAATTTCACACGCCGTCGTTTCCTTTCGAACTTTGCCTTCACGGCCGGTGCAATCGCCACAGGAGCGAGTAGCTGGGTGATCCGTCCCGACTGGGCCAATGCGGCCGAAGGTCCCATCAAGGTCGGCATCGCGATCGATCTGACCGGCCCGATCGGCTTTGCCGGAAAGGCGGATGCCAACGTCGCCAAAATGGTCATCAAGGAGATCAACAATTCAGGTGGTCTTTTGGGCCGGCCGATCGAGCTGTACATCGAAGACACCGCCTCCAATGAATCGGTCGCTGTAGGCAACGTGCGCAAGCTGATCCAGCGGGACAAGGTGGACATGGTCCTAGGCGGCCTCGCGAGCTCAATGCGCAATGCGATCAAGGATGTGATCGTTTCTCGGGGCAAGACGCTCTATATCTATCCGCAATTTTATGAAGGGGGGGAATGCACGCCATACCTGTTCTGCAGCGGCGCCACACCGGCGCAGCAATGCGACACATTTATCCCGTGGCTGATCAAGAACGGCGGCAAGAGATTTGCCCTTCCAGGTTCCAACTACATTTGGCCGCGTAACCTGAATGCATATGCTCGCAAGTTAATCGAAGCCAATGGCGGCGAGGTCGTGTTCGAGGAGTATTATCCTTTAGACCAAGTGGATTTCTCCGCCACTGTCCACGCGATCATGTCCAACAAGGCCGACACCGTCTTTAACACCGTTATTCCACCCGGCGTCGGTCCTTTGTTCAAACAGCTCTATGAAGCGGGCTATCTGAAGAACGGCGGACGGCTTGCTGCCGTCAACGAGGACGAGAATTATCTCAGCCTCCATCCGGTCAATGAGATGGAAGGGCTTGCGAGTTGTCTCGATTATTACAAAGCCGTCGCCAAAGATGACCCGGTCTCCGCCAGAATTCAGGCTGCCTATGATAAGGACTATCCAGGCGATTCTCTATTTGCCGCGAGCAGTGCCGCTCCCAGTACATATCGCGGGCTGAAACTTTGGGAAGCTGCCGTCAAAGAGGCCGGAAAGGTCGATCGCGAGTCGGTTGCTGCGACGCTCGATCACGCAAAGATCGCGGAGGGTCCGGGCGGCCCCGCCGAGATGGTGCCGGGCAAGCGGCACTGTAAGATGAACATGTACACGGCCGTGTGCAAGAGCGGGGTTTTTCAAGTCGTGCAACGCAGCAATGGGCTTGTCGATCCCGGGCAATGTTGA
- the ltrA gene encoding group II intron reverse transcriptase/maturase produces the protein MKAYKLVKANAGAAGVDKVSLEAFEKDFKGNLYKVWNRMSSGSYFPPAVRAVPIPKKNGGQRILGVPTVADRVAQTVVKLQIEQVLEKIFLPDSYGYRPGKAALDAVGITRQRCWKMDWVLEFDIKGLFDNISHQLLMKAVRKHVQDEWALLYIERWLTAPMQGKDGAITARDRGTPQGGVISPVLANLFLHYAFDIWMARNFPQSPWCRYADDGLVHCRTKAEAEAIKAALQARFRECELEMHPDKTKIVYCKDSNRPGSHASQSFDFLGFTFRPRRARNHQKKENFCTFSPAVSRAAMKSMRMTIRQLRLRLRSQTEIDAIALELNPVLRGWMQYYGRYGRSEMHNLYRYVDESLNRWARRKYKGLKNGKVRASTRLRLIRCRRPKLFAHWTMLGSASLLVESRMT, from the coding sequence ATGAAGGCCTACAAACTGGTCAAAGCCAATGCGGGCGCGGCCGGCGTGGATAAGGTATCGCTCGAAGCTTTTGAGAAGGACTTCAAGGGCAACCTTTACAAGGTCTGGAATCGAATGTCTTCTGGCAGCTACTTTCCACCTGCCGTTCGGGCTGTCCCCATTCCCAAGAAGAACGGCGGACAACGCATTCTAGGCGTGCCGACAGTAGCAGATCGCGTGGCGCAGACGGTCGTCAAGCTTCAGATTGAACAAGTACTCGAGAAAATCTTCCTTCCCGATTCCTACGGCTACCGGCCCGGAAAAGCCGCGCTGGACGCCGTCGGCATCACCCGGCAACGGTGCTGGAAGATGGACTGGGTGCTGGAGTTCGACATCAAAGGCCTGTTCGACAATATCAGCCACCAGTTGCTTATGAAAGCCGTCAGGAAGCATGTGCAAGACGAATGGGCTCTGCTCTACATCGAACGCTGGCTAACAGCGCCGATGCAAGGCAAAGACGGAGCGATCACCGCTCGCGACCGGGGTACACCCCAAGGCGGCGTGATCAGTCCCGTCCTTGCCAATTTGTTCTTGCATTATGCGTTCGATATATGGATGGCGCGAAACTTCCCGCAGTCACCGTGGTGTCGATACGCGGACGACGGGCTCGTACATTGCCGAACCAAGGCTGAAGCGGAAGCCATCAAGGCGGCGCTGCAGGCGAGGTTCAGGGAATGCGAACTCGAAATGCATCCCGACAAGACCAAGATCGTCTACTGCAAAGATAGCAATCGCCCGGGTAGCCATGCCAGTCAGTCATTTGACTTTCTGGGATTTACCTTTCGACCGCGCAGGGCAAGAAACCATCAGAAGAAAGAAAACTTCTGTACGTTCTCGCCAGCGGTCAGCAGGGCGGCAATGAAGTCTATGCGGATGACGATCCGGCAGCTCCGGCTCAGGCTTCGCTCGCAGACGGAAATCGACGCAATCGCCTTGGAACTGAACCCCGTCCTTCGTGGATGGATGCAGTACTACGGCAGATATGGGCGGTCAGAAATGCATAACCTGTATCGATACGTCGACGAATCTCTAAACCGCTGGGCGCGACGCAAATACAAAGGGCTGAAGAATGGAAAAGTCAGGGCCTCCACCAGGCTCAGGCTGATCCGCTGCCGTAGGCCGAAGCTGTTCGCTCATTGGACGATGTTAGGTTCTGCTTCGTTACTTGTTGAGAGCCGTATGACGTGA
- the tnpB gene encoding IS66 family insertion sequence element accessory protein TnpB: MQLPGPTHHGQGACLFTKRLERGRFVWPSVAGEAVTISSAQMSYLLSGIDWRNPQETHRPTRVG, from the coding sequence GTGCAACTCCCGGGGCCGACTCACCATGGCCAGGGAGCATGCCTGTTCACTAAGAGACTTGAGAGAGGAAGGTTCGTCTGGCCATCGGTTGCGGGCGAAGCGGTGACGATCTCATCGGCTCAGATGAGCTACCTGTTGTCCGGAATCGATTGGCGCAACCCTCAAGAAACTCATCGTCCGACGCGTGTCGGATAG
- a CDS encoding branched-chain amino acid ABC transporter permease has product MAEIAFAGQVSRARRVLLIIEGLVLIGALVLPVMLHDYLTVFATRVVILALFALSFDLVWGYAGIMSFGQALFFGSAGYGVALLARDLDITSILLVLPAGTLIGLVFALLLGGFLLLGRHPASMIFVSLGTLTGAYAADRLARGWYYLGGQNGIPSIPPMTLGSYELSEGSNFYYLALGLLVIVYVACRFLVRSQFGLALAGLRENEQRIAFFGYRTQHLKAIVFAIGGAIAGLSGSLYAFHEGFVWPNMIGVVVSTQVVLYVLFGGSGTLIGAVIGTAIVEGLSFWLSDNYRDIWPIILGVLLLLVILFRPLGLISLVLTERERVGSFAAKAQDKKRAQHHAAS; this is encoded by the coding sequence ATGGCTGAAATCGCCTTTGCAGGACAGGTCAGTCGTGCACGACGTGTCCTGCTCATCATCGAAGGACTAGTGCTGATTGGAGCACTAGTCCTTCCGGTGATGCTTCACGACTATCTTACGGTGTTTGCCACTCGCGTTGTGATCCTGGCGCTCTTCGCTCTCTCGTTCGATCTGGTCTGGGGCTATGCCGGAATCATGAGCTTTGGGCAGGCCCTCTTCTTCGGCTCCGCAGGCTACGGCGTTGCGCTGCTTGCGCGCGACCTCGATATCACCTCAATCCTTTTGGTACTGCCGGCGGGCACGCTGATTGGCCTCGTATTCGCGCTGCTACTTGGTGGGTTCCTCCTACTCGGACGGCATCCGGCCAGCATGATCTTCGTTTCGCTCGGTACGCTCACCGGTGCCTATGCGGCGGATCGCCTCGCGCGTGGCTGGTACTATCTCGGCGGCCAGAACGGCATTCCCTCGATTCCGCCGATGACGCTCGGCTCCTACGAATTATCGGAAGGGTCGAACTTTTACTATCTGGCACTAGGGCTTCTTGTCATCGTCTACGTTGCATGCCGTTTCCTGGTGCGCTCGCAGTTCGGTCTTGCACTCGCAGGCCTCCGCGAGAACGAGCAACGCATTGCCTTTTTCGGCTACCGGACACAGCATCTAAAAGCCATAGTGTTCGCGATCGGTGGCGCCATCGCAGGCCTGAGCGGCAGCCTCTATGCCTTCCACGAGGGTTTTGTGTGGCCCAATATGATTGGCGTTGTCGTCTCCACGCAAGTCGTGCTCTACGTTCTGTTCGGCGGTTCCGGCACGCTGATCGGTGCGGTGATCGGTACGGCGATTGTCGAAGGTCTCTCCTTCTGGCTGTCGGACAATTACCGCGATATCTGGCCGATCATCCTGGGCGTGCTCCTGCTCCTGGTAATCCTTTTTCGGCCGCTTGGGCTTATCAGCCTGGTGTTGACGGAGCGCGAGCGGGTAGGCAGTTTCGCCGCCAAAGCGCAAGACAAGAAGAGGGCGCAGCATCATGCCGCTTCTTGA
- a CDS encoding branched-chain amino acid ABC transporter ATP-binding protein has protein sequence MLEQRFLDIRHLDAGYGRSQVLFDLSLDIPWRGGTAVLGRNGAGKTTLMKAIVGELPSWRGEVVFDGHDFNRLQTEQRVRAGIGYVPQEHSVFSRLSVRDNLAMGSLFNTDASAIDRVLAIFPKLGHRLDQAAGTLSGGERKMLAIGRALLGNPKLLLLDEPTEGVWIGVIEEITERLIELAKEIAVIIVEQHLDLALRVASKAYVLDRGRIALQGAAADIRTNPELLRYLAP, from the coding sequence GTGCTTGAACAACGCTTTCTCGACATAAGACATCTCGACGCCGGTTATGGTCGCAGCCAGGTGCTGTTTGACCTGAGCCTCGACATTCCGTGGCGTGGTGGTACCGCCGTGCTTGGGCGCAACGGTGCAGGCAAGACCACGCTTATGAAAGCTATCGTTGGCGAGCTACCAAGCTGGAGAGGCGAGGTAGTCTTCGATGGCCACGATTTCAATCGGCTCCAGACCGAGCAACGCGTGCGCGCCGGCATCGGCTATGTGCCGCAAGAGCACTCAGTGTTCTCACGCCTTTCAGTGCGGGATAATCTTGCAATGGGCTCCCTCTTCAACACCGACGCTTCGGCGATCGATCGGGTCCTGGCGATCTTTCCCAAGCTCGGCCACCGCCTGGACCAGGCGGCTGGTACGCTTTCTGGTGGCGAGCGTAAGATGTTAGCGATCGGGCGCGCCCTCCTGGGGAACCCAAAGCTGCTGCTGCTGGATGAGCCGACCGAGGGCGTCTGGATCGGCGTCATCGAAGAGATTACCGAACGTCTCATTGAACTCGCCAAGGAAATCGCGGTCATCATCGTCGAACAGCACCTCGATCTCGCGTTGCGCGTGGCGAGCAAGGCCTATGTCCTTGATCGCGGCCGTATCGCACTACAAGGCGCTGCAGCCGATATCCGCACGAATCCGGAACTTCTGCGCTACCTCGCGCCTTAA
- a CDS encoding branched-chain amino acid ABC transporter permease has product MTSAFMAAFEILSFGAIIVLIVLGLGIIASMMGIFNFAQGEFVLLGAYITYLAYSHGLPVWLGMAAAPILVGLLGFVLEALIIRRFYAAPIVAMLGTYALGLIIRESVRGLIGGFYLTVPEPIGGSIDIATIHISAWRFTILVITALVMGGCFLLLSRTSFGLRVRATLENPALARASGVSTNFIYGTTFAFGAALAGLAGALIVPVFDLFADLGIRFLIQGFVAVMLGGVGSFMGPVAGAGIIGALSAALPWVIPPVLADVLVFLLAIVFIKCRPQGLIAQGGV; this is encoded by the coding sequence ATGACTAGTGCATTCATGGCGGCATTCGAGATCCTGAGCTTCGGTGCGATTATCGTGTTGATCGTGCTTGGGCTAGGAATCATCGCGAGCATGATGGGCATCTTCAACTTTGCCCAGGGTGAGTTCGTCCTGCTCGGCGCTTATATTACTTATCTCGCCTATAGTCATGGTCTCCCGGTTTGGCTCGGTATGGCGGCGGCACCGATCTTAGTCGGATTGCTGGGTTTCGTACTCGAAGCGCTCATCATCCGCCGCTTCTATGCCGCACCGATCGTTGCAATGCTCGGCACCTATGCGCTCGGTCTTATCATCCGGGAGTCTGTGCGGGGCCTAATTGGCGGGTTTTATCTGACGGTTCCGGAGCCTATCGGTGGATCCATAGATATCGCCACGATACACATCTCAGCTTGGCGCTTTACGATTCTCGTGATCACGGCTTTGGTGATGGGGGGCTGCTTTCTGCTCCTGTCCCGCACAAGCTTCGGCTTGCGCGTTCGGGCGACCCTGGAAAATCCGGCGCTAGCGCGCGCCTCCGGGGTTTCGACGAATTTCATCTATGGCACCACCTTTGCCTTCGGCGCAGCTTTGGCCGGGCTCGCCGGGGCGCTTATCGTGCCGGTGTTCGATCTGTTTGCAGATCTCGGAATTCGCTTTCTGATCCAGGGATTTGTCGCCGTCATGCTTGGCGGTGTCGGCTCCTTTATGGGCCCAGTGGCAGGAGCCGGGATCATCGGCGCTCTCAGCGCGGCGCTGCCCTGGGTTATCCCTCCGGTCCTCGCCGATGTGCTCGTCTTCTTGCTTGCCATTGTTTTCATCAAGTGTCGGCCGCAAGGCCTCATCGCGCAAGGGGGAGTGTAG